One stretch of Arachis duranensis cultivar V14167 chromosome 1, aradu.V14167.gnm2.J7QH, whole genome shotgun sequence DNA includes these proteins:
- the LOC107465818 gene encoding myb family transcription factor PHL7, translating to MYHPNNSLVCDHPMDCVATAMDLVNGGNSLASKQRLRWTNDLHERFVDAVAQLGGPDRATPKGVLRVMGVQGLTIYHVKSHLQKYRLAKYLPDSSTDGKNAEKKETEDVLSNLDGSSGMQITEALKLQMEVQKRLHEQLEVQRQLQLRIEAQGKYLKKIIEEQQRLGGVLIEAPDWGATALVTGVTRQEDNKTHQATPATTSESPFLEVAVKEQALAKSLSIDESFSSQHEPLTPDSGCHVGNPTGGPEEERSTKKQRLNIDGSYSRPEMLLPHQILESNVSSNKQPNVFSTPQEEYDHSMGIAAKSVTRNSSRVV from the exons ATGTATCACCCAAACAACTCATTAGTTTGTGATCACCCCATGGATTGTGTTGCCACTGCAATGGATCTTGTCAATGGAGGTAACAGTCTAGCTTCCAAGCAGCGGCTACGCTGGACCAATGATCTCCACGAACGCTTCGTCGACGCGGTTGCTCAACTTGGTGGGCCAGATC GTGCCACACCTAAAGGTGTCCTTAGAGTTATGGGTGTGCAAGGGTTGACAATCTACCATGTCAAAAGTCATTTACAG AAATATCGACTAGCAAAATACCTACCTGACTCCTCAACTGATG GGAAAAACGCTGAGAAGAAAGAAACAGAGGATGTACTTTCTAATCTTGATGGTTCATC TGGGATGCAAATTACTGAAGCACTAAAGCTTCAAATGGAGGTGCAGAAGCGATTGCATGAGCAATTAGAG GTGCAGAGACAACTACAACTAAGGATAGAAGCGCAGGGTAAATACTTGAAGAAGATTATTGAAGAGCAGCAGCGGCTCGGCGGTGTTCTTATAGAAGCACCTGACTGGGGGGCTACAGCTCTGGTCACAGGAGTTACGCGCCAAGAAGATAATAAGACCCACCAAGCAACCCCTGCCACAACCTCTGAGAGCCCCTTTCTGGAGGTAGCTGTGAAAGAACAAGCCCTGGCTAAGAGTCTTTCAATTGATGAATCATTTTCATCTCAGCATGAACCTTTGACACCTGATTCTGGTTGCCATGTTGGCAACCCCACTGGCGGCCCTGAAGAGGAGAGATCAACAAAGAAGCAGCGCTTGAACATTGATGGATCATATTCTAGACCAGAAATGCTGCTTCCGCATCAAATACTGGAGTCAAATGTCTCATCAAATAAGCAACCAAATGTTTTTTCTACTCCCCAGGAGGAATATGATCATTCAATGGGTATAGCTGCCAAAAGTGTGACAAGGAATTCTAGTAGGGTTGTATGA